A region of the Methylobacterium nodulans ORS 2060 genome:
GTCCATGGGGGCTCCGGCAGGCAGGCGCGCGCACCCGGCCGCGGAGGGGCGGCCGATCAGCGGCGCAGGCGAATGAGGATGGTCAGGCGGCGAGGCTGTAGGCGAAGATCAGCCTTGTGTGCTGGGGCGCGTAGCGGTGGAGCAGGCACTCCAGATCCTGCGCGGTGGTGAACCCTTCGAGGGGGTCCGTGTCGCACTCGCCCTCGTCCGGGTAGAACCACGTTTCGCCGTAGCCGCGCACGTGCACGACCCAGTATTTCCACTGGGTCTCGTCGGAGACTTGGTCGGTGTCCTCGATGTCGGGCTTGAGGATGTAGCCTTCGAGCGGGGTGCTGTCGCACTCGCCCTCATCACAGGTGAACCACGTCTCTTCGAGCGAGTCGTTCGAGCACTCCGACACGTCGCACAGGAACTGAGTCGGCTCCTCGATGGTGATGTCGTAGCCGATCGAGGCGGCGAGACAGATGAAATAGGCGGGCGACGCGCCGCCCTGCGCGGCGAAGCGGGCGCGGACCGCCGCAACCCGCGCCTCCCGTCCCGTCGGGCCGGTGCCGCAGGGGTCCGGCAGCCCGAGCTCGGCCTCCCAATCAGGCAGAGCCCAGGAGACGGCGGACGGCAGGGCCTGGGTCGCGAGGTCGAACTCGACCCGGTTGACCTCCGCGACCCAGGCCGCGAGCGCGCTCCAGACCTGGCGCATGACGGGCGAGGCGCCCCGCCCGTCGCCGGCCTCGTCCGTGCCCCAGGCGGGACCCCGCGGCGTGAGCGCGAGGAGCTGCGGCAGGATTCGCTCGGCTGTCGGCTCGGCCTGGATGTCGTAGACGGAGGGCGGCTCCGCCCCGAGGTGGGCGCAGGGCCAGCCGGGCGGCAGCTGGCCGGGATAGTCCAGGTCGACCGTGTAGCCCTCGCCGTCAACCGTCGGCAGCAGCCGGTCGGCGGTGGGCAGGGGGCGCGGCGGATCGATGAAGCCGAGCGCGGTCGCATCGGCGGTGAGGCCGGTGGCGTCGGCCGTAGGGCTGAGCCGGTCGACGGACAGGCGGCGCAGCATCGGCCCTAATCCGTGTAGGAGATGAGCCCCGGCACCGGGAGCTGACCCGGCCCGAAGACGAGGTCGTCGGCGGGCGTGACGAGGCGGTGGCGGTCTTCGCCCGTCGCGCGCGAGATGGCCTCGGTGAGCCAGGAGCGCGAGAGGGCGAAGGCGCCCTTGGTCGGCTTGCCCGGCTCGGCGCGATCGACGAACACGGCCTCGACCTCGGCGGCGATCGCGTCGCGGATGTCGGGTGTGTCGGGGGAGAGGCCCGCGATCAGGAGGTTGATGTGGTGCGCGATGGGGGCTGACACGAACACCCGGGCGGTCACGGGACGGCGCACGCCGTCGTCGATGTGGGCCTGAACCGTCGCAACCTGGGCCGCGGTCGGGATGCCGTTCGGCTGGTCGGCGACGGTGAACATCACCCAAACCGAGCGCGCGTCGTTCGAGAAGCTGTCGACCCAGACCGCGCGCACGACGCCCGGTAGCGCCTCCGTCACCCAGGCGATGTAGTCGCCCTCCGCCCCGCCATGGGGCGGGTTGCGCTTGCGGGCGAGCACCCGGGCGCGCAGGGACTCCAGGTCCTCGGCGTCGATCCCGCCCGAGAGGCCCGACCCGTCCTCAGCCGCGACGACGGTGGCAACGGTGCCCAGCGCCTCGGGCGCGTCGCTGTCGGGCGAGAGCGTCAGTTCGGTCCCGGCTGCGACGTTCCCGACCTCGCCCACGAGGTCGGCTTCGACGTAGAGGGTGACCGAGTTGCCGGCCGCGATGGCCTGCGCCAGCGTCGTATAGGTGAGCCCGTCCTCGCGGACCCACGTGAGACCCGCGGGCACGACGAGGCCGGGCGTCGCCGCGACTGTGACCCGTCCGAAGGCGGTCTGACCCGCGCC
Encoded here:
- a CDS encoding YmfQ family protein, encoding MLRRLSVDRLSPTADATGLTADATALGFIDPPRPLPTADRLLPTVDGEGYTVDLDYPGQLPPGWPCAHLGAEPPSVYDIQAEPTAERILPQLLALTPRGPAWGTDEAGDGRGASPVMRQVWSALAAWVAEVNRVEFDLATQALPSAVSWALPDWEAELGLPDPCGTGPTGREARVAAVRARFAAQGGASPAYFICLAASIGYDITIEEPTQFLCDVSECSNDSLEETWFTCDEGECDSTPLEGYILKPDIEDTDQVSDETQWKYWVVHVRGYGETWFYPDEGECDTDPLEGFTTAQDLECLLHRYAPQHTRLIFAYSLAA
- a CDS encoding baseplate J/gp47 family protein yields the protein MAGYNIRSLAELGSQARKYFTQAVEGAVALVWANTFTVFAKVLALLDFEHEQRRAWLFKQMFASTADEIWLVRHAFELGLAQGAGQTAFGRVTVAATPGLVVPAGLTWVREDGLTYTTLAQAIAAGNSVTLYVEADLVGEVGNVAAGTELTLSPDSDAPEALGTVATVVAAEDGSGLSGGIDAEDLESLRARVLARKRNPPHGGAEGDYIAWVTEALPGVVRAVWVDSFSNDARSVWVMFTVADQPNGIPTAAQVATVQAHIDDGVRRPVTARVFVSAPIAHHINLLIAGLSPDTPDIRDAIAAEVEAVFVDRAEPGKPTKGAFALSRSWLTEAISRATGEDRHRLVTPADDLVFGPGQLPVPGLISYTD